A stretch of the Lolium perenne isolate Kyuss_39 chromosome 3, Kyuss_2.0, whole genome shotgun sequence genome encodes the following:
- the LOC127345331 gene encoding uncharacterized protein has translation MNKRNKIDSFFQLQTTESGTSTQASVNNPRVTAALGPGDIESDPGLRKPIEQLDPDVRDLARREYISRGPYQPTNHTYERKWLGSGYRSFHDYWYDDHRSWLEYSVDKEATFCFFCFLFKQPRAENYGIEAFTKNGFKTWKDGPSVLSRHVGKHDSAHNKARQHYLAFKNQRQNIPHVLVRGTNSEQEKYKARLLIMLGVVKFLLLQGLAFRGHDESITSKNKGNFKELLEWYTKKDPTAEKLIGEAGDNHKLTSHGIQLDLCKACAEETTKAIIQDIGDSKFSLLVDESRDASIKEQMAMCLRYVNKRGEVIERFIAIEHVLDTRATSLKTALDGIFATNGLSMSNLRGQGYDGASNMRGEFRGLQRLILDENPYAHYIHCFAHQLQLVVVAVAKCCSSVRDFFEYTSMVVNIVNASCKRHDQLAQEQHDEIVRQLEEGETVGGKGKNQLTNLARPGDTRWGSHHRTLCRLILMWKPVLKVLENLFLDAENVTQRTTAEGLIKHMETFEFVLILHIMIRILGKTNDLSYCLQKKNQNIVRAVGLIKSTLDRIQEIRQDGWDGLLQEVTDFCLKYNIVVPNMEDTRTSNGRSRTWGGQLVTYYHYFRIEIFNVLHDQIIVELNNRFAERSTQLLRCIACLDPRNSFANYDEDKLVELANMYVADFSTYEVAFVLRNQLESFIHEARTDSHLMNCNDLGHLAMKMVLADMHTSFPLVYRLVELALILPVATATVERVFSAMSIIKTGLRNKMGDDWMNHRMVCYIERDVFVSIEESKIIERFQGYCSRKGLLPRPRSKFSFFCIHYELSHVACVCTDERSTSYISRAGFFYYRR, from the exons ATGaataaaagaaacaaaattgATAGTTTTTTCCAATTGCAAACCACAGAATCGGGCACTTCAACTCAAGCTAGTGTTAATAATCCCCGTGTTACAGCTGCACTTGGGCCTGGTGATATTGAATCAGATCCTGGTTTGAGAAAACCAATTGAGCAATTGGATCCAGAtgttagagatcttgctagaaggGAGTATATTAGTAGGGGTCCATACCAACCAACTAATCATACATATGAACGAAAATGGTTAGGAAGTGGCTACAGAAGCTTTCATGACTATTGGTACGATGATCACCGTAGTTGGTTGGAGTATAGTGTTGATAAAGAGGCTACCTTttgctttttctgttttctatttaagCAACCAAGAGCTGAAAACTATGGTATTGAAGCATTTACCAAGAAtgggtttaaaacatggaagGATGGCCCTAGTGTTCTTAGTCGCCATGTTGGTAAACATGACAGTGCTCATAATAAGGCTAGACAACATTATTTGGCTTTCAAAAATCAGAGGCAAAATATTCCACATGTGCTTGTTCGGGGTACTAATAGTGAACAAGAAAAATACAAAGCTCGTCTCTTGATTATGTTGGGTGTTGTCAAGTTCTTGCTTCTACAAGGCCTTGCTTTTCGTGGTCATGATGAGTCTATTACATCGAAGAATAAGGGTAACTTTAAGGAGCTTCTGGaatggtacacaaagaaagatccAACAGCAGAAAAATTGATTGGGGAAGCCGGGGACAACCATAAGCTGACTTCACATGGGATACAATTGGACTTGTGCAAGGCTTGTGCAGAAGAGACCACCAAAGCCATTATTCAGGATATTGGAGATAGTAAATTCTCCTTGCTTGTTGATGAGTCCAGAGATGCATCTATTAAGGAGCAAATGGCAATGTGTTTGAG GTATGTCAACAAAAGAGGCGAGGTGATTGAGAGATTTATTGCAATTGAGCATGTTCTTGATACTAGAGCAACTTCACTTAAGACAGCTTTGGATGGTATCTTTGCTACTAATGGCTTATCTATGTCTAATTTGAGAGGGCAGGGTTATGATGGGGCTTCTAATATGCGAGGGGAATTTCGTGGGCTGCAAAGGTTGATCCTGGATGAAAATCCATATGCTCATTACATACACTGCTTTGCACATCAGTTGCAAttagttgttgttgctgttgctaAGTGTTGTTCATCAGTAAGGGATTTTTTTGAGTATACTAGCATGGTTGTCAATATTGTTAATGCTTCATGTAAAAGACATGATCAATTGGCCCAAGAGCAACATGATGAAATTGTGCGCCAATTAGAGGAAGGGGAAACTGTTGGTGGGAAGGGAAAAAATCAGTTAACTAATCTTGCAAGACCTGGTGATACACGGTGGGGATCACATCATAGGACCTTATGCCGCCTTATTTTGATGTGGAAACCTGTTTTGAAGGTATTAGAAAATCTATTCCTTGATGCAGAGAATGTTACACAAAGAACCACAGCTGAGGGGTTGATAAAGCACATGGAGACATTTGAATTTGTTCTCATATTGCATattatgattagaatattgggCAAGACTAATGATCTGTCATATTGCTTGCAAAAGAAGAATCAGAACATTGTGCGTGCTGTGGGATTGATCAAATCCACATTGGATAGAATTCAAGAGATAAGGCAGGATGGTTGGGATGGGCTCCTTCAAGAGGTAACTGACTTTTGTCTCAAATACAATATTGTAGTGCCAAACATGGAAGATACAAGGACATCCAATGGTCGTTCAAGGACTTGGGGTGGGCAATTGGTTACATATTATCATTATTTCAGAATTGAAATATTCAATGTTCTGCATGATCAAATTATTGTTGAGTTGAACAACCGCTTTGCTGAAAGATCCACTCAATTGTTGAGATGCATAGCTTGTCTTGATCCTAGAAATTCATTTGCCAATTATGATGAAGACAAACTAGTTGAGCTTGCTAATATGTATGTTGCTGACTTCTCTACATATGAAGTCGCTTTTGTCCTTAGAaaccaattggaatcattcaTCCATGAAGCAAGAACTGATTCTCATTTGATGAACTGTAATGACCTTGGTCATCTTGCCATGAAGATGGTTCTAGCTGATATGCACACATCTTTCCCCTTGGTTTATCGCCTTGTTGAGTTAGCATTAATTTTACCAGTTGCAACTGCAACAGTGGAAAGGGTCTTTTCAGCAATGAGCATCATCAAGACTGGGTTGAGGAACAAGATGGGTGATGATTGGATGAATCACAGAATGGTCTGTTATATTGAGCGAGATGTATTTGTTAGTATTGAAGAGTCAAAGATCATAGAGCGATTTCAAGGATATTGCTCTCGTAAAGGTCTTTTACCTCGTCCTAGAAgtaagttttcatttttttgcatcCATTATGAACTATCTCATGTTGCTTGTGTATGTACTGATGAACGATcaacatcttatatttcaagggctGGCTTCTTCTACTACCGAAGATGA